From a region of the Thermosipho melanesiensis BI429 genome:
- a CDS encoding PQQ-binding-like beta-propeller repeat protein encodes MKRLSLILLFIYICIFSQTFILTNDGVYKSFEKILSGSFLDMFYFNNTLYLIGKDEILNFKANKSIYVESPIYIGEGYVFSKNRLYFLKDDKLTLIRVISNISQPFIYKDVLFAIRFGNVIALDNGKIIWNLSPDKGKITKIRVSNNILAVFSTYNLSLFDITNPKYPKFIKKFNLVDDYIYNGYHVLLKDNIISIYDNNNKLIFSQKVNEDKLITDGENIIVGNYLITKDLNITTYPFKIKAFVSINEKIETVQSKFDMLWKASISSDISGKPVAKDGTLFLTTTNGKIMKIHNGKIEWSYTLPFIVTGHLTLLEDAILVPCWDDYIYSFDFSGNLLWKIQLDSDITLGAAYDGQIIYVVSDEGFLYEIKDGKVISSSKIGKWPISGPYISLSGQIYTIDGMGYLWKNNKKEKFVGNIKNLAFSLENPQIPPENSIILLDGTNKIIFNKDSVYINNIKVITFEFDILDGVIGKKYLYILTYDGILHIFDKNSIKVLKKVHVENTPKFLILDNIGNLYVIGKTINVIATNDTPSDPWNSMLKNFKNSSAVNY; translated from the coding sequence ATGAAGCGGCTTTCTTTAATCTTATTATTTATTTACATATGCATATTCTCTCAAACATTTATTCTAACAAATGATGGAGTATATAAATCTTTTGAAAAAATCCTTTCGGGAAGTTTTTTAGATATGTTTTATTTTAACAACACATTATATCTCATTGGAAAAGATGAAATATTAAATTTTAAAGCAAACAAAAGCATATACGTTGAATCTCCAATCTATATTGGTGAAGGTTATGTTTTTTCAAAAAACAGACTTTATTTCTTAAAAGATGACAAATTAACATTAATTAGAGTTATTTCCAATATTTCACAACCTTTCATATATAAAGATGTACTATTTGCAATAAGATTTGGAAATGTTATAGCATTAGATAATGGGAAAATAATCTGGAATCTCTCTCCAGACAAAGGAAAAATAACAAAAATACGTGTCTCAAATAATATTCTTGCGGTTTTTTCAACCTATAATTTATCATTATTTGACATAACAAACCCTAAATACCCTAAATTTATAAAAAAATTCAATCTAGTAGATGATTATATATACAATGGTTATCACGTTTTGTTAAAAGATAATATAATTTCCATATATGACAACAATAATAAGTTAATATTTTCACAAAAAGTAAATGAAGATAAACTAATAACCGATGGAGAAAATATAATAGTTGGAAATTACCTTATCACGAAAGATTTAAACATTACAACTTATCCTTTCAAAATAAAAGCATTTGTAAGCATAAATGAAAAAATAGAAACTGTACAATCAAAATTTGATATGCTTTGGAAAGCTTCCATATCCTCAGATATTTCTGGAAAACCTGTTGCAAAAGATGGAACATTGTTTTTAACAACAACAAATGGTAAAATCATGAAAATTCATAATGGAAAAATTGAATGGAGCTATACCCTTCCATTTATTGTTACTGGACACTTAACACTCTTAGAAGATGCAATTTTAGTTCCTTGTTGGGATGATTACATATATTCATTTGATTTTTCCGGTAATTTACTCTGGAAAATCCAACTCGATTCAGATATAACTCTAGGTGCAGCATATGATGGTCAAATCATATACGTAGTTTCTGATGAAGGTTTTTTATACGAAATCAAAGATGGAAAAGTAATATCAAGTTCAAAAATTGGGAAATGGCCAATAAGTGGTCCATACATATCCCTTTCAGGACAAATATATACCATTGATGGAATGGGATATTTATGGAAAAATAACAAAAAAGAAAAATTCGTTGGTAATATAAAAAATTTAGCATTTTCTTTAGAAAATCCACAAATTCCCCCTGAAAATTCAATCATATTACTAGATGGCACAAATAAAATAATATTTAATAAGGATTCTGTTTACATAAACAACATTAAAGTAATAACCTTTGAATTTGATATTTTAGATGGTGTCATTGGAAAAAAATATCTATACATATTAACCTATGATGGCATACTACATATATTTGATAAAAATAGTATAAAGGTATTAAAAAAAGTGCATGTAGAAAACACACCAAAATTTTTAATACTAGACAACATAGGCAACCTGTACGTTATAGGTAAAACAATCAATGTCATTGCTACAAACGACACTCCATCTGATCCATGGAATTCTATGCTTAAAAATTTCAAGAATTCTTCTGCAGTAAATTATTAA
- a CDS encoding NUDIX hydrolase, which translates to MVIGANEYSILVPIIDKNYFLFEIRSKNIIQPGEVSFPGGKIEENETPVSCVIRETCEKIGTKPRIIKKMPLVVTPFNIVLHPFIGEIENKLNINKIEVETTFTAPIEIFKNPIYKNYLEVNVTPPRNFPFKLIPNGKNYNWRNGKYKVLFFKYKKHVIWGMTALIAHEAYKILKEGYL; encoded by the coding sequence ATGGTGATAGGTGCAAACGAATATTCGATTTTAGTACCCATAATAGACAAAAATTATTTTTTATTTGAAATACGTTCAAAAAATATAATACAACCAGGTGAAGTATCATTCCCGGGTGGAAAAATTGAAGAAAATGAAACACCTGTAAGTTGTGTAATTAGAGAAACATGCGAAAAAATTGGAACAAAACCACGAATTATTAAAAAAATGCCTTTGGTTGTAACACCGTTCAACATTGTTTTACACCCATTTATTGGGGAAATAGAAAATAAACTAAATATTAATAAAATTGAAGTAGAAACAACATTTACTGCACCAATAGAAATATTTAAAAATCCAATATATAAAAATTACCTTGAAGTAAATGTAACTCCACCAAGAAATTTTCCCTTTAAATTAATTCCAAATGGAAAAAATTATAACTGGAGAAATGGGAAATACAAGGTATTATTTTTTAAATATAAAAAACATGTTATTTGGGGAATGACAGCATTAATAGCTCATGAAGCATATAAGATATTAAAGGAGGGGTATTTATGA